A window of Pelomonas sp. SE-A7 genomic DNA:
GGTGGCGATGATGACGGCTTGCGCCTTCTTGCTCAGGCCGACCTCGGCCGGCTCGGCCAGCACGTAGCCGCCCTTGGCGATTTCGTCCACGGCAGTCTTGGGCGCATAGGGCAGGTTCTGGCGGCTCAGGGCCAGCACCGAAGGACGGGTGGGGTTGCCGATGGCCATGGTCCAGGCGACCACGGTTTCGGTGGTGTCGGCCGGACGCCAGACATCCAGGCCCGGGATCAGGCGCAGCGAGGCCACATGCTCGATCGACTGGTGGGTCGGGCCGTCTTCACCCAGGCCGATGGAGTCGTGCGTGAACACATGGATCACGCGCTGCTTCATCAGCGCAGCCATGCGGATGGCGTTGCGGCTGTAGTCGCTGAAGGTCAGGAAGGTGCCGCCGTAGGGGATGTAGCCGCCATGCAGGGCGATGCCGTTCATGATGGCGGCCATGCCGAACTCGCGCACGCCGTAGTTGATGTGGCGGCCGCCGTTGGAGGCACCATTGGCTTCGAAGCGCAGGGCCGGGGTCGACTTGGTGTTGGTCAGGTTGGAACCGGTCAGGTCGGCCGAGCCGCCCAGCAGTTCCGGCAGCGCGGCGGTGAAGGTTTCCAGCGCCAGCTGGCTGGCCTTGCGGCTGGCCACGGTCTGGGCTTCGCCATGGGCCTTGACCACGGCGTCAACAGCGGTCTGCGCGAAGTTGGCCGGCAGCACGCCGGCCATGCGGCGCTGGAACTCGGCAGCCAGCTCGGGGAAGGCCTCGGCATAGGCGTCGAACTGGGTGTCCCAGTCGGCTTCCAGGTTGGCGCCCTCGGTCTTGGCATCCCAGGCGTCGTACACCGCCTCGGGCACGACGAAGGGCTCATGCTCCCAGCCCAGGGCCTCACGGGTCAGCTTGATCTCGTCGGCGCCCAGGGCCTCGCCATGGGCCTTGGCCGTGCCGGCGCGGTTGGGGCTGCCCTTGCCGATGGTGGTCTTCGCGATGATCAGCGTGGGCTTGGTCTCGCTCATCTTGGCCTTGGCGATGGCAGCGTCGACGGCATTGACGTCGTGGCCGTCCACCGGGCCGATCACGTTCCAGCCATAGGCCTGGAAGCGCTGGGCCGTGTTGTCGATGAACCAGGGCTGGACCTGGCCATCAATGGAGATGCCGTTGTCGTCGTAGATGGCGATCAGCTTGTTCAGCTTCCAGGCGCCGGCCAGGGCGCAGGCCTCGTGGCTGATGCCTTCCATCAGGCAGCCGTCGCCCAGGAAGGCGTAGGTGTGATGGTCGACGATGGCGTGGTCTTCGCGGTTGAATTCCTTGGCCAGCAGCTTCTCGGCCAGGGCCAGGCCCACGGCATTGGTGATGCCCTGGCCCAGCGGACCGGTGGTGGTCTCGACGCCCGGGGTGATGCCGACTTCCGGATGGCCCGGGGTCTTGCTGTGCAGCGTGCGGAAGCCCTTCAGCTCGCCGATCGGCAGGTCGTAGCCGGTCAGGTGCAGCAGGGCATAGATCAGCATCGAGCCATGGCCGTTGGACAGCACGAAGCGGTCGCGGTCGGCCCAATGCGGATTGGCCGGGTTGTGACGCAGGTGGCGGCTCCACAGCGCGACCGAGATCTCGGCCATGCCCATGGGGGCACCCGGGTGGCCGGAATTGGCTTGCTGCACGGCGTCCATGGCCAGTGCGCGGATGGCGTTGGCCATCTGGGAGGTATTGCGGACGACTGCAGCTTTCTCGGCCATGGTGTTCGGGGCTGGTTGGGGGAAAACCCGGCATTTTACGGGCACCCCGGTTCGAGGCCCCGGCTTGATGCAGAGCAAAGCCTGATGACGACGATGCCGGCACCCTTGAGTCATGAATCCGCTGACGCTGCGCGTGATCCGCGACGAGCACCGGGCGCTCGCCGCGATGCTGCGCTCCATCCCCCTGCTGCTGGCCGAGCACCGGCGGCGCGGCACGCTGCCGGACTTCGCGGCGCTGCGCGCCATGCTGTTCTACGTGGACGAGTTTCCCGAGAAGCTGCACCACCCCAAGGAAAGCGAGCTGCTGTTCCCCAAGCTGCGTGCCCGCGCACCGGAGATCCGCGACACGCTGGACCGGCTGGAAGACGATCACGCCCGCGGCGAGCGCGCGATCCGCGACCTGGAGCATGGTCTGCTCGCCTTCGAGATGCTGGGCGAGCCGCAGCGCGAGGCCTTCGAAAAGCAGGTTCAGCGCTATGTGCACGGCTACCTGCGCCACATGGAAATCGAGGAGCGCGAAATCCTGCCGCTGGCCGTGAAGATGCTGACCGCGGCCGACTGGCAGGACCTGGACGAAGCCTTTGCCGCCAATCGCGACCCGCTGACCGGTCATGCGCCGGAGCAGATCTATCAGGCGCTGTTCGAACGCATCGTCCAGGTGCTGCCGGCGCCGCTGGGACTGGGCGAGCCGCTGCAGTGAGGCGATGACTCACTACACTGCCGGCCCATGCGAGCCATCATCCTCGCGGCCGGGCGTGGCGAGCGTCTGCGGCCGCTGACCGACACCACCCCCAAGCCGCTGCTGAAAGTGCACGGCAAGCCGCTGATCGAGTGGCACATCGAGGCCCTGGCCCGGGCCGGCGTGCGCGACATCGTCGTCAACTGCGCCTGGCTGGAAGAGCAGTTCCCCGCGCAGCTCGGTGACGGCCGCCGCTGGGGCCTGCGCCTGCACTACAGCTTCGAGCAGCAGGCCTACGGCGGCGCGCTGGAGACCGGCGGCGGCATTGCCACCGCCCTGCCGCAACTGTGTGCCGAGGGCGAGCAGGCCTTCTGGGCCGTGTCGGGTGACATTTACATGCCCGGCTTCGAATTCAGGGCCCAGGTGGCCGCCGAATTTCTCGCCTCCGACCGACTGGCCCATCTGTGGATGGTGCCCACCCAGACCCTGCATCCGCAGGGCGACTTCGCCATCGATGCCGGCGGCCATGCCCGTGCCGATGGCGGGCCGCTCCAGGTCTTCGCCAACATCGGCCTGTACCGGCCGGCCCTGTTCGAGGTGATTCGCAGCGGCGAACGGGCCCGCATGCGCAAGGCGCTGGACCATGGCATCGCCCAGGGCCGCGTCACGGCCGAGCTCTACGGTGGGCCCTGGGTCAACGTGGGCACGCCGAAGCAATTGGCCGAACTGAATGCCTGATCAAGCCTGGGGCTGGCTGCGGACGACCTTGATCGCCGGATCTTCCAGCCAGTCACTGGCCGAGGCGCGCGCGCGGCGTTGCATCTCGGCGACCTGCAGGGCCTCGTCTATGCCCAGCACGCCGACCCAGCGATTGCGGCCGGCCCGCTTGGCGGCGTAGAGCGCGCCGTCGGCCAGCGTCACGACGCCGGCCCAGTCCACGGCCCTTGGCCGCGACTTGGACAGCGGGAACACCGCGAAGCCGACCGAGCAGCTGCGCGAGATCAGCGCACCGCCGGGCAGCTTGAAGGGCGTGTCCGAGACCATGGCGCGGGCCCGCTCGGCCAGCTCCATCGCATGCTCGCGTGAAGCCGCGCGGGCCACGATCAGGAACTCCTCGCCGCCCCAGCGCACCAGGTAGTCGGCCTCGCGGAACACCGGCTGCAGCCGCTCGCGCATCTGCACCAGCACGGCGTCGCCGCCGGCATGGCCATATTCGTCGTTGACCGACTTGAAGTGGTCGATGTCGACCAGGAAGAAGATCAGGTCGCCGTCCTGCGGGGGCGAATGGCCATGGGCAACGTCTTCGTAACGCCGCAGCGTCAGCGACACGTCGGACTCGATGTGCTGGGTGAGGAAGCGGCGGTTGCGCAGGCCGGTCAGCGGGTCGGTCAGGCTCGACTCCTCCAGCGCCGCGCTCTTGACCTGCAGCGTGGCCGACAGCGTTTCCAGCTCGGCCGTGCGGTTGCGCACCATGTCCTGCAGCACCTGCTGGCGGCGGCGCAGGTAGCCGGTGCGCAGCTGGATCACGCCCAGCAGGGCCAGCAGGGCCAACACCGCAAAGACGGCATTGGCCCACCAGGTCTGCCACCAGTTGGGCAGGACCTCGACCTGCAGCATCAGCTCCTGCGGGCTCCAGGCCCCGCTGCGGTTGGTGGCGCGCACCTTGAGCAGGTATTGCCCCGGGCTGAGGTTGCTGTAGCTGGCCACCCGGAAATCGGCCCCGGTGTTGACCCAGTCGTTGTCATAGCCCTCGAGCTTGTAGCGGTAGCGGCAGCGAGCCGGATCGCTGTAGTCCAGCGCGGCGAATTCCGCACTGAAGCTGCGCTGGCCGGGCTTGAGCGAGAGGCCGGAAGCCGCCTGTCCCAGGCCCTGGCGCCGGCCATCCACGCGCAGTTCGGCCAGCACCACCGGTGGCTGGAAGTTCCAGCCGTCGAACAGGTCGGGATTGACAACAAGCAGGCCGCGGCTGCCGCCGAACAGCATGCGGCCGTCACGCGTGGCGCTGTAGGCGCGGAACCAGCCGGTGCCGATATCCACGCCATCGGCGCCGGTCAGTTCATAGACCTGATCCTTCAAGGGGTCGTAGATGTGGTGCTGGGTCCAGATGCGGCCCCGGTTGTCCTGCATCAGGTTGGCGCCGAAGGCACGGCCGCCTATGCCGTGATGCTCGCTGATACGGTCGAAGGCGGCCAGGCGGCCGTCCCATTCCAGCATCTTGTGCAGGCCTATGGCCGTGTCGACCCACAGCCGCTGCTGGCGGTCGACCAGCAGGCCCACCACCGAGACATGCGAAAGCTCCTGGCCGGCGCGC
This region includes:
- the tkt gene encoding transketolase, with the translated sequence MAEKAAVVRNTSQMANAIRALAMDAVQQANSGHPGAPMGMAEISVALWSRHLRHNPANPHWADRDRFVLSNGHGSMLIYALLHLTGYDLPIGELKGFRTLHSKTPGHPEVGITPGVETTTGPLGQGITNAVGLALAEKLLAKEFNREDHAIVDHHTYAFLGDGCLMEGISHEACALAGAWKLNKLIAIYDDNGISIDGQVQPWFIDNTAQRFQAYGWNVIGPVDGHDVNAVDAAIAKAKMSETKPTLIIAKTTIGKGSPNRAGTAKAHGEALGADEIKLTREALGWEHEPFVVPEAVYDAWDAKTEGANLEADWDTQFDAYAEAFPELAAEFQRRMAGVLPANFAQTAVDAVVKAHGEAQTVASRKASQLALETFTAALPELLGGSADLTGSNLTNTKSTPALRFEANGASNGGRHINYGVREFGMAAIMNGIALHGGYIPYGGTFLTFSDYSRNAIRMAALMKQRVIHVFTHDSIGLGEDGPTHQSIEHVASLRLIPGLDVWRPADTTETVVAWTMAIGNPTRPSVLALSRQNLPYAPKTAVDEIAKGGYVLAEPAEVGLSKKAQAVIIATGSEVQLALHAQQQLAKDGIAVRVVSMPSTTVFDRQDKAYKQEVLPAGLPRIAVEMGVTDYWWKYGCAAVVGIDTYGESAPAPVLFKHFGFTPENVADTVRVALGVARLDQAKR
- a CDS encoding hemerythrin domain-containing protein encodes the protein MNPLTLRVIRDEHRALAAMLRSIPLLLAEHRRRGTLPDFAALRAMLFYVDEFPEKLHHPKESELLFPKLRARAPEIRDTLDRLEDDHARGERAIRDLEHGLLAFEMLGEPQREAFEKQVQRYVHGYLRHMEIEEREILPLAVKMLTAADWQDLDEAFAANRDPLTGHAPEQIYQALFERIVQVLPAPLGLGEPLQ
- the murU gene encoding N-acetylmuramate alpha-1-phosphate uridylyltransferase MurU; the protein is MRAIILAAGRGERLRPLTDTTPKPLLKVHGKPLIEWHIEALARAGVRDIVVNCAWLEEQFPAQLGDGRRWGLRLHYSFEQQAYGGALETGGGIATALPQLCAEGEQAFWAVSGDIYMPGFEFRAQVAAEFLASDRLAHLWMVPTQTLHPQGDFAIDAGGHARADGGPLQVFANIGLYRPALFEVIRSGERARMRKALDHGIAQGRVTAELYGGPWVNVGTPKQLAELNA